Proteins from a single region of Ammoniphilus oxalaticus:
- a CDS encoding zinc ribbon domain-containing protein YjdM: MANLPDCPNCNSQYTYEDRDLFICPECAHEWNPDAAESEATQDGPVIRDAHGTILQDGDSVTVIRDLKVKGSSNVIKIGTKVNDIRLVDGSRDGHDIDCRVDGFGQMKLKSKVVKKA, from the coding sequence ATGGCAAATTTACCGGATTGCCCAAATTGCAATTCACAATACACCTATGAAGACCGAGATCTGTTCATCTGTCCTGAATGCGCGCACGAATGGAATCCAGATGCGGCGGAAAGCGAAGCAACGCAAGATGGACCTGTTATTAGAGATGCCCACGGCACGATTCTACAAGACGGGGATTCTGTTACCGTGATTCGAGACCTTAAAGTAAAAGGCAGCTCGAACGTAATCAAAATTGGAACCAAAGTAAATGATATCCGCTTAGTTGACGGCAGCCGAGACGGCCACGACATCGATTGCAGAGTCGACGGTTTTGGTCAAATGAAACTAAAATCAAAAGTTGTCAAAAAGGCCTAA